A region of the Pseudomonas sp. A34-9 genome:
CAAGCTGGTGGACGAGGTCAAACAGGAGGTCGCGGCCGGTAACAGCTTCGCCACAGCCCTGCGCAAGAAACCGCAATATTTCGACGAGCTGTATTGCAACCTGGTCGATGCGGGCGAGCAGTCCGGCGCCCTCGACACGTTGCTGGAACGGGTCGCGACCTATAAGGAAAAAAGCGAACGGCTAAAGGCCAAGATCAAAAAAGCCATGACCTACCCCACCGCCGTGGTGCTGGTGGCGGCAGTCGTGACCGGAATTCTGCTGGTCAAAGTGGTGCCGCAGTTTCAGTCGGTGTTTTCCGGTTTCGGCGCTGAGCTGCCGGCCTTCACCCTGATGGTGATCAGCCTGTCGGAATTCATGCAGCAATGGTGGTGGGCGGTTCTCGGTGCGCTGGTCGCGGCGATCTTCGGTACCCGCCATGCACTGAAAAAATCTCCGGCGTTACGCGATCGCAAAGACACCTGGCTGTTGAAAGTGCCCCTGGTTGGCACGCTGATGTACAAGTCCGCCGTGGCGCGATTCGCTCGAACCCTGTCGACCACATTCGCTGCCGGTGTGCCGCTGGTGGAAGCGCTCGACTCAGTGGCCGGCGCCACCGGCAATGTGGTGTTCAAGCGTGCCGTGCTGCGCATTCGCCAGGACGTCTCCACCGGCATGCAGTTGAATTTTTCGATGCGCAGCACCGGGGTCTTTCCCAACATGGCCGTGCAGATGACCGCGATCGGCGAAGAGTCCGGCGCGCTGGACGAGATGCTCGACAAGGTCGCGGGGTTTTACGAAGAGGAAGTGGATAACATGGTCGACAACCTCACCAGCCTTATGGAGCCATTCATCATGGTGGTGCTGGGGGTGATCGTCGGTGGGCTGGTCGTGGCCATGTACCTGCCGATTTTTCAACTCGGCTCAGCGATCTGACATGCCTATCGACGAACTGTTTGCCCTGTATCCGCTGGCCTTTGTCTTCACCGCCCTGCTGCTTGGTCTGGTGGTCGGCAGTTTCCTTAACGTGCTGGTCTGGCGCCTGCCGAAAATGCTCGAACGCGACTGGCGTCAACAGGCCCGTGATGTGCTCGGTTTGACCGGCGAGACGCCGCTGCCCACCTACAACCTGATGATGCCGCACTCCGAATGCCCGCATTGCGCCCACCGGATCCGTCCGTGGGAAAACATTCCTCTGCTCAGTTATCTGTGGCTGCGTGGGCGTTGTTCAGCGTGCGCGGCGCCCATCAGCAAACGCTATCCGTTGACCGAACTGATCTGTGGATTGCTCTCGGCCTTCATCGCCTGGCACTTCGGTTTCGGTTGGCCGGCGTGCGTGCTGATCTTCCTCACCTGGGGTTTGCTGGCGATGAGCCTGATCGACACCGAACATCAACTGTTGCCCGATGTGCTGGTGCTGCCGTTGCTGTGGCTGGGGTTGATCGTCAACAGCTTCGGCGTGTTCGTGCCGTTGCACGATGCACTGTGGGGCGCGGTGGCCGGTTACATGGCGCTGTGGTCGGTGTTCTGGCTGTTCAAACTGCTGACCGGCAAGGACGGCATCGGCCATGGTGATTTCAAGCTGTTGGCGCTGCTCGGCGCCTGGGGCGGCTGGCAGATTTTGCCGCTGACGATTCTGCTGTCATCATTGGTCGGCGCCATTATCGGGGTGATTTTTCTGCGTTTGCGCGAGCAGAAAACCTCGACGCCGATCCCCTTCGGCCCCTATCTGGCAATTGCCGGCTGGATTGCCTTGCTCTGGGGTGGTCAAATAACCGACTTCTATTGGCAGTCTGTCGGTTTGAAATGAATACCCCTGTGGAAAAACCCTGGATTCTCGGCCTTACCGGCGGCATCGGCAGCGGCAAGAGCGCGGCGGCTCAGCACTTCATTGATCTGGGTATCCACGTGGTGGATGCCGATCACGCGGCGCGTTGGGTGGTTGAACCCGGGCGTCCGGCGCTGGCGCAGATTGCCGAGCACTTCGGCCCCGGCGTGCTGCAGGCCGATGGCACGCTGGACCGCGCAGCCCTGCGCAAACTGATCTTCGAATTGCCGGAGCAACGTCGCTGGCTCGAAGCGCTGCTGCATCCGTTGATCGCCGAAGAAATCGCCCATCACCTGGCGCTGGCAAAATCGCCTTACGCGATTCTGGTTTCGCCACTGCTGATCGAGTCCGGGCAATACGCGATGACCCAGCGCATCCTGGTGATCGACGCACCGCAACAATTGCAGATCGAACGCACCTTGCAGCGTGACCAGACCAGCGAGCAGCAGGTTCAGGCGATCCTCAAGGCTCAGTCGAGCCGCGAAGACCGTGTGAGCCGCGCCGACGACGTGGTGGTCAACGACCGCGACCTCGCCTGGCTGCACAGCGAAGTCGAGCGTCTGCATCACTTTTACCTGACTTTATCCGGAGGCCAAGCATGAGCCAGATCCCCACCGTTGAATGCCCGACCTGTGGCGCCCCCGTAGAATTCACCCCGGAAAACAAGTTTCGGCCGTTCTGCTCCGATCGCTGCAAACTGATCGACCTCGGCGCCTGGGCGTCGGAAGAACACAAGATTCCGGTCGCACCGGATGCCGAGGACGAACTGTTTTCCGGCGACTTCGACCCGCGCCACTGATCCTCTCAGGGCCGCATAAAGCCGTAGTCCTGATCGTCGTCGAGGTTTTCCGCCAAAAAACGCAACTCGTCGGCCAGGTCTTCGGCGTTGCGCACAGCCTTGCTCTGCTGCACCACGGCACTGAGCAAGGCGCGCAAACTCAACCCCGGGTCAAAGCCCACCTTCTGCGCCATGTCCAGACTCTGCCGGGTTTCCTGCCTTGCCCATTCGTAAACACTCATGCCGCCGCTCCTGAAGAGATTTGCGCGAGCATGAAATTTCCCGCGGCGGGCGGGTTTGATGTGGATCAAGACTTGGGGTCGTCATCCTTCCACGGCGCCGAAAGGTAACGCGTGCGGTTGAAGGTCTCCAGCCATTCCGGACTGAATACCACCAGCGCACTGATGATCATGCCGTTGATGAACGCTTCGGGGAAAATGATCAGCCACAAGTAACCGATGAAGTCTTCCAGCCACTCCGGCATGGCGAAGAGACCGTCGTACCACAGCAGGGTCAGGCTCAGAATCAGGCATAACAGGGCTGAAAGCGCAGCCGCGAAGAATCCGGAGCAGAAGATGTAGACGAACGGGTTACGCGGCTGCGCGCGCTCGACGAGGATCGCTACACATTCAGTGATCAACACCGGTAACAGAATCAGCAGCGAACCATTGACCCCAACGGCCAGCAGATCCTGGCGGCCCAACAACACCAGGCCAGTCTGCGCCACCAGGCCACCGACAATCGCCAGCGGCCAATCCAGCAACAGGGTTACCGCCGTCATGCCGATAAAGTGATAAGACACGCCCGTGTCAAAATCCCTGCGCACCAGCCACAACAGAAACAACGCGAATACGGTGCCGAACAACAGATGCTGACGCCGACTGTCGCTGAACAACTCGACCCACGGCGCACGCACGATCGCCCAGAGCAGCACAGGCACATAAATCAGCCAGCCGAGCGTCAGGCTCGTTGTCGAAAGCAGTTCAGCTCCAATCATGGCCTTCACCTTTCCAACGACACATCCCCTGTAGGAGCTGCCGAAGGCTGCGATCCTTTGACGTTAAAAGAACAAGAGCAAAAGATCGCAGCCTTCGGCAGCTCCTACAAGTGCGCGATGACGCGGCGGTTTGTAAGCATCCGCCAAGCAAAGCTTTCTGCTTGTCGCATTTGAACGCTAAGCTTGGGCTTATGGATGACTCAGATTATTTACGCCTGCTGACCATCGCGGCCGAGCAGGCCAACGCCTTTCTGTCCAATGCCCGCAAATGGGAGCGTGAGCGTTGGGTCTGCCAACGCCTGCTGCAAGGCCTGAACATTCCCTACCGCGCCGACGAATTCGCGCCGGCTGGCGAACCGCCGGATGTGCTGTTTCGCGATGCCAATTTCGAGGTGTTCTTCGTACTCGACGAGGGGCGCCGACTAAACGACGAATGGCGCGACGAACTGCAGCGCCGCCGCAGCGCCTTTTCCCTCAGCCAACTGGTGCGCCGCGAAGCCAAGCCCAAGCGCATCCCGGCCAATGAATTCCTGATGCGACTGGCGCCGACCTTGCGCAAAAAAGCCCACAACTACAAGGAACGCGGTATGGATCTGGGTGAACTGGACATCATTGCTTTCGCCAGCCTCAAGCGTGAAGTGCTCGACCTGAACAGCCATTTCCCGCCGCCGACCGAATATCTGCGTCAAGGCTGGCGCTCGCTGTCGCTGGTCGGCCCGACCTTCGCTCGCGTGCTGTTCGCCCACCCGGATGCGCCGGACTTTCTGCGCAGCAACCTCGGTCGCAGCATCGTCTTCGACGTCGGGATCAGCCTGTGACGCCGCTGCAGCAATTGATCGCCGATGTACCGCAAACCGGCCGTGTGCGCTGGATCGGCGTGCGTCCCGAATCCCGTGGGCCGATGATCGAACTGGATGCGGTGGAAGCGCGGCTGGAAGCAGGACTGACTGGTGACCACGCCCGCCCCGGTGTGCGTAACGCGCGGCAGGTGACGCTGATCCAGTGGGAACATCTGGCGGTGATCAGCGCATTGATGGGCCGCCCCGACGATCATCCGGTCAGGCCTGAAGACTTGCGGCGCAATCTCGTTATCAGCGGTATCAATTTGTTTAGCCTCAAGGGGCGGCGCTTTCGCATCGGTCAGGCCATATTAGAAACCACGGGCTGGTGCCAGCCTTGCGCACGCCTGCAGAACAACCTCGGCCCCGGCACCTTCCAGGCGGTGCGCGGGCATGGCGGAATTACCGCGCGGGTGTTACAAAGCGGGATCATTCGCCTCGAAGACATAGTGAGCGTCGAACCGGTTCCGGACAGCGGCTATGCTGCGTTCAACCCCGGATAAAAACCGCTGTAGCTTCTGCCCATTCAGCAACGTCTACCTGACGAGGCAAATATGACCAGCCGCCTGAACCCCGAAGACCAGAAACATGTCGAAGAGTACCTGCAACTGTCCCAACACCGAGTCGAGCGCCGGCCTTTCCGGCCGTGGATGCTCCTCGTGCTGGTGCTGGCAGTGACCATTGGTCTGGGCCTGTTGAGCCGACTTATCAGTTACCTGACGCTATGAGCTGCCTCGCGCTCGCTTGGGTAACGGCACCGATTTCCTTTAAAAACCTTGCGAGTTATCCCCATGTCCCATCGTATTGTTATTGTCGGCGGCGGCGCCGGCGGTCTGGAGTTGGCTACCCGTCTGGGTAAGACTCTGGGCAAGCGCGGCACGGCCAGTGTGATGCTGGTCGACGCGAACCTGACGCACATCTGGAAGCCATTGCTGCACGAAGTGGCCGCCGGATCGCTGAACTCTTCCGAAGACGAACTCAACTATGTTGCCCAGGCAAAATGGAACCACTTCGAGTTCCAGCTGGGGCGCATGAGCGGGCTTGATCGTGCGCAGAAGAAAATCCAGCTGGCGGCAACCTACGACGAAAACGGCGTAGAACTGGTGCCTGCGCGTGAAGTGCAGTACGACTCGCTGGTCATCAGTGTCGGCAGCACCACCAACGATTTCGGCACGCAGGGCGCGGCGCAGCACTGCCTGTTCCTCGACACGCGCAAACAGGCCGAGCGCTTCCACCAGCAATTGCTTAATCACTATCTGCGTGCACACGCCGGGCAAACCGATGTGGTCGAGCAGATCAGCGTGGCGATTGTCGGTGCCGGCGCCACAGGCGTTGAACTGGCGGCAGAACTGCACAACGCCGCCCATGAACTGGCGGCCTATGGCCTGGACCGAATCAAACCGGAAAACATGCACATTACCCTGATCGAAGCCGGCCCACGGGTATTGCCAGCCCTGCCCGAGCGTATCAGCGGGCCGGTGCACAAAACCCTGGAAAAGCTCGGGGTCAACGTGATGACCAACGCCTCGGTCAGCGAAGTGACCGCCGACAGCCTGATCACCGCCGACGGCAACGAGATCAAGGCCAGCCTGAAAGTCTGGGCTGCAGGTATTCGTGCACCGGGTTTCCTCAAGGACATCGACGGCCTGGAAACCAACCGCATCAATCAACTGCAAGTGCTGCCAACGCTGCAAACCACCCGCGACGAAAACATCTTCGCCTTCGGTGACTGCGCGGCCTGCCCGCAACCAGGCACCGATCGCAACGTACCGCCACGTGCACAAGCGGCGCATCAACAGGCGTCACTGCTGGCCAAGTCGCTGAAGTTGCGCATCGAAGGCAAAACCCTGCCGGAGTACAAGTACACCGACTACGGCTCGCTGATCTCGCTGTCGCGTTTTTCGGCTGTGGGTAACTTGATGGGCAACCTGACCGGCAGCGTGATGCTCGAAGGCTGGCTGGCGCGGATGTTTTACGTGTCGCTGTACCGCATGCACCAGATGGCGCTGTACGGGCCGTTCCGCACGGCGATGTTGATGCTGGGCAGCAAGATTGGCCGTGGCACCGAACCGCGTCTGAAACTGCATTGATGCAATACCGGTAGGAGCTGCGGCACGCTGCGATCTTTTGATCTGGTTTGATGAATCAAGATCAAAAGATCGCAGCGTGCCGCAGCTCCTACAGGGTTTCGTGTCTTGAAAATATGTGTCTGACTGTATCCCGCCACACCTTTCCCACCTTCGCTTACAAACTCCCCCACTGCGCGACACAGACGCGATACACCGCCACCGCTTAATGGCCACACCCGAGCAACACCTGCTCAGGCAATCGTCCTTAACGTGTGGTTGCACAGCGCAGCCCAGGAGAATGTAAATGTCCGGTACTTCGACCCTCGGTAAAAAATCCATTGGCCTGATCGGCGCCGCGCTGGCGGGTGGCCTGATGCTGTCTGGTTCGGTGTTTGCCGCCCAGCCACTGGCGCAGGGGTACATGGTCGCGTCGGCGGAAACCTCTGTGAAAGCACCGGAAGGCAAATGCGGTGAAGGCAAATGTGGCGATGCCTCGATGGCCAAAACGGACAGCGACGGTGACGGCAAGGTCTCGCGCGCCGAATTCCTGAAAGTCGCGCCGAAGTCCGACTTCGACAAGATCGACACTAACCATGACGGTTTCATCGACGAGCAAGAGGCCTACAACAACGTGAAGGCCAACTTTGAAGCCAATGGCAAGAAGATGCCGAAGGGCCTGTTCGAGCACCTGAAAGATCAAGACGGCGCCTGATCGGCAGTAAAAAACCAGCCGCGCTTCTCCTGCGAGAAACGCGGCTTTTTCACGTCCGCCGGTTTACAACTGGAAGCGCCGGACCATGCCCTGCAGGGCGTTGGCCAGTTGCGACAACTCATGGCTGGAGGCACTCGTCTGGTCGGCACCGGCAGCTGACCTTGCGGACAAATCACGAATGTTCACCAGGTTGCGGTCCACTTCGCGGGCAACTTGCGCCTGTTCTTCGGCGGCGCTGGCGATCACCAGATTACGCTCATGGATCTGATGGACCGAGGCGGTAATGGTTTGCAGCGCCTCACCGGCGCGCTCAGCCAACGCCAGGGTGGTCGTGGCACGCGCGGTACTGGCCTGCATCGAGTCCAGCGCCAGGCTCGAACCGCTGCGCATGCCCTGGACCATCTGCTCGATCTCCTGAGTCGATTGCTGCGTGCGATAAGCCAGAGCGCGGACTTCATCGGCCACTACGGCGAAACCTCGTCCGCTCTCGCCGGCGCGTGCTGCTTCAATCGCCGCATTGAGCGCCAGCAGATTGGTCTGCTCGGCGATTGCCCGAATCACGTCGAGTACTTTGCCGATGTCCTGCGATTGGTTGGCCAGTGATTGCACCAACTCGCCGGTCTGTTGCACATCGCTCGCCAGGGCGTTGATGGCCGTGGCGGTCTCACTGACACGCACCTGCCCCAGATGCGCCGACTCGCTGGACTGACGGGTCGCGTCAGAGGTCGACACTGCATTGCGTGCGACCTCTTCCACCGCGGCCGTCATCTGATTGACCGCAGTCGCGGCTTGTTCGATTTCGTTGTTCTGCTGTTGCAGCCCCTGCGTACTGTCGAGTGTCACCGCATTGAGTTCATCGGCAGCCGTCGCCAGTTGCGTGGCCGAGCCGCTGATGCCTTGCAGCGTCTCACGCAGATTCTGTTGCATGGTCGCCAAGGCTTTGAGCAAGCGGCTGACTTCATCGTTGCCATGAGTTTCGATCGGCCGGGTCAGATCACCCCGCGCCACACTTTCTGCTGCACTCACTGCACTGCTCAGCGGTCGCACGATGCTGCGGGTGAGCATCATCGCCAGTGCCACCGTGGCCAGCGCGGCCAACGCAATGAAC
Encoded here:
- a CDS encoding NAD(P)/FAD-dependent oxidoreductase — encoded protein: MSHRIVIVGGGAGGLELATRLGKTLGKRGTASVMLVDANLTHIWKPLLHEVAAGSLNSSEDELNYVAQAKWNHFEFQLGRMSGLDRAQKKIQLAATYDENGVELVPAREVQYDSLVISVGSTTNDFGTQGAAQHCLFLDTRKQAERFHQQLLNHYLRAHAGQTDVVEQISVAIVGAGATGVELAAELHNAAHELAAYGLDRIKPENMHITLIEAGPRVLPALPERISGPVHKTLEKLGVNVMTNASVSEVTADSLITADGNEIKASLKVWAAGIRAPGFLKDIDGLETNRINQLQVLPTLQTTRDENIFAFGDCAACPQPGTDRNVPPRAQAAHQQASLLAKSLKLRIEGKTLPEYKYTDYGSLISLSRFSAVGNLMGNLTGSVMLEGWLARMFYVSLYRMHQMALYGPFRTAMLMLGSKIGRGTEPRLKLH
- a CDS encoding methyl-accepting chemotaxis protein, whose translation is MLLRQLNIAPRAALGFALIALLVALLGVFALGQMSSIRDSEVAVENQWLPSIRGGDEIREIMLRIRTISLRMALDQDANNIATYRSQMATRDKELSEKIAAYDKLVNTPEGQQLYDQFKKTFAAYRSGIAQSFALAEQGKRDELTKLLLVDMKTVVDGSGKQLNDLADLFAKQVAAESQKSAAHYENSRTIVSLFIALAALATVALAMMLTRSIVRPLSSAVSAAESVARGDLTRPIETHGNDEVSRLLKALATMQQNLRETLQGISGSATQLATAADELNAVTLDSTQGLQQQNNEIEQAATAVNQMTAAVEEVARNAVSTSDATRQSSESAHLGQVRVSETATAINALASDVQQTGELVQSLANQSQDIGKVLDVIRAIAEQTNLLALNAAIEAARAGESGRGFAVVADEVRALAYRTQQSTQEIEQMVQGMRSGSSLALDSMQASTARATTTLALAERAGEALQTITASVHQIHERNLVIASAAEEQAQVAREVDRNLVNIRDLSARSAAGADQTSASSHELSQLANALQGMVRRFQL
- the yacG gene encoding DNA gyrase inhibitor YacG; its protein translation is MSQIPTVECPTCGAPVEFTPENKFRPFCSDRCKLIDLGAWASEEHKIPVAPDAEDELFSGDFDPRH
- a CDS encoding EF-hand domain-containing protein, producing MSGTSTLGKKSIGLIGAALAGGLMLSGSVFAAQPLAQGYMVASAETSVKAPEGKCGEGKCGDASMAKTDSDGDGKVSRAEFLKVAPKSDFDKIDTNHDGFIDEQEAYNNVKANFEANGKKMPKGLFEHLKDQDGA
- a CDS encoding MOSC domain-containing protein, coding for MTPLQQLIADVPQTGRVRWIGVRPESRGPMIELDAVEARLEAGLTGDHARPGVRNARQVTLIQWEHLAVISALMGRPDDHPVRPEDLRRNLVISGINLFSLKGRRFRIGQAILETTGWCQPCARLQNNLGPGTFQAVRGHGGITARVLQSGIIRLEDIVSVEPVPDSGYAAFNPG
- a CDS encoding type II secretion system F family protein, which gives rise to MAVKAAKISIYAWEGTDRKGSKVTGELSGQNPALIKAQLRKQGINPGKVRKKSASLLIFGKRIKAQDIALFTRQMATMMKAGVPLLQSFDIIGEGFENPAMRKLVDEVKQEVAAGNSFATALRKKPQYFDELYCNLVDAGEQSGALDTLLERVATYKEKSERLKAKIKKAMTYPTAVVLVAAVVTGILLVKVVPQFQSVFSGFGAELPAFTLMVISLSEFMQQWWWAVLGALVAAIFGTRHALKKSPALRDRKDTWLLKVPLVGTLMYKSAVARFARTLSTTFAAGVPLVEALDSVAGATGNVVFKRAVLRIRQDVSTGMQLNFSMRSTGVFPNMAVQMTAIGEESGALDEMLDKVAGFYEEEVDNMVDNLTSLMEPFIMVVLGVIVGGLVVAMYLPIFQLGSAI
- a CDS encoding DUF1780 domain-containing protein, yielding MDDSDYLRLLTIAAEQANAFLSNARKWERERWVCQRLLQGLNIPYRADEFAPAGEPPDVLFRDANFEVFFVLDEGRRLNDEWRDELQRRRSAFSLSQLVRREAKPKRIPANEFLMRLAPTLRKKAHNYKERGMDLGELDIIAFASLKREVLDLNSHFPPPTEYLRQGWRSLSLVGPTFARVLFAHPDAPDFLRSNLGRSIVFDVGISL
- a CDS encoding energy-coupling factor ABC transporter permease, with translation MIGAELLSTTSLTLGWLIYVPVLLWAIVRAPWVELFSDSRRQHLLFGTVFALFLLWLVRRDFDTGVSYHFIGMTAVTLLLDWPLAIVGGLVAQTGLVLLGRQDLLAVGVNGSLLILLPVLITECVAILVERAQPRNPFVYIFCSGFFAAALSALLCLILSLTLLWYDGLFAMPEWLEDFIGYLWLIIFPEAFINGMIISALVVFSPEWLETFNRTRYLSAPWKDDDPKS
- the coaE gene encoding dephospho-CoA kinase (Dephospho-CoA kinase (CoaE) performs the final step in coenzyme A biosynthesis.), coding for MNTPVEKPWILGLTGGIGSGKSAAAQHFIDLGIHVVDADHAARWVVEPGRPALAQIAEHFGPGVLQADGTLDRAALRKLIFELPEQRRWLEALLHPLIAEEIAHHLALAKSPYAILVSPLLIESGQYAMTQRILVIDAPQQLQIERTLQRDQTSEQQVQAILKAQSSREDRVSRADDVVVNDRDLAWLHSEVERLHHFYLTLSGGQA
- a CDS encoding DUF3094 family protein; translated protein: MTSRLNPEDQKHVEEYLQLSQHRVERRPFRPWMLLVLVLAVTIGLGLLSRLISYLTL
- a CDS encoding A24 family peptidase, with translation MPIDELFALYPLAFVFTALLLGLVVGSFLNVLVWRLPKMLERDWRQQARDVLGLTGETPLPTYNLMMPHSECPHCAHRIRPWENIPLLSYLWLRGRCSACAAPISKRYPLTELICGLLSAFIAWHFGFGWPACVLIFLTWGLLAMSLIDTEHQLLPDVLVLPLLWLGLIVNSFGVFVPLHDALWGAVAGYMALWSVFWLFKLLTGKDGIGHGDFKLLALLGAWGGWQILPLTILLSSLVGAIIGVIFLRLREQKTSTPIPFGPYLAIAGWIALLWGGQITDFYWQSVGLK